GCTGAATGTAGAGAAAATTATTTAGAAAATGCTGTTTTTAGTTGTAAATGTGGGGGAGTACTTTGTAGTAAATGTAGGAATATACATGTATATGATTTTCAATTAAACAATACTTTACTTAAAAATTTACAATTGTTATTATACTCTAAATTAGATGAATTAGATAATATAGAGATTGAAGATAAACAACTGGAGTTTCTTGAAAAGATTATGAAAAAATATATATCATATTACATAGACAAAAAAGAATTTAATGCATTAAAATTTATGCAATATATAAACCCACATTATTAATAGAAATCATACACTATATAAATAATTTGGGTTAAATAAAAGGAGGGTTTGTTGTGGATATTAGTTTAGAAAAAATTGATGCGTTGAGAGAAAGAGCAGACATTACTTACAAAGAAGCAAAAGATATATTAGATATACATGATGGAGATTTAGTAGAAGCATTAATATACTTAGAACAAAATAAGAAGAATAAGTGTTGTGAACATACGATAAATAATACAGTTGATACAATAATAGATAGTGTTAAAGACATTATAAGAGCAGGTAATGTTAATAAAATATTGCTTAAAAAAGATGATGAAATAATAATGAATATACCTGTTACTATTGGTGCTATTGGTATATTTTTAGCGCCGATTCTAAGTGCATTAAGCTTTACAGGAGCCTTGTTAACAAAATGTTCAATAGAAATAACTAAAGAAAATG
The genomic region above belongs to Abyssisolibacter fermentans and contains:
- a CDS encoding DUF4342 domain-containing protein, whose product is MDISLEKIDALRERADITYKEAKDILDIHDGDLVEALIYLEQNKKNKCCEHTINNTVDTIIDSVKDIIRAGNVNKILLKKDDEIIMNIPVTIGAIGIFLAPILSALSFTGALLTKCSIEITKENGNVINISNFADDTINKVKNVAEDTIDVVKNKTEDTLDKIKKTSKKAKKNENNEEKESDYITLKTDDIDAINNDDINDDNSDEA